GGTGACCCGGTCTGCGACCGGATGCTGTCCCGCATCGCGCAGGACGAGAACCTGCACATGGTCTTCTACCGCAACCTGCTGGGCGCGGCCTTCGAGATCGCCCCGGACCTCACCATGCAGGCCGTGCGCGACGTCGTCGTCGGCTTCCGGATGCCGGGGCACGGCATGCCCGGCTTCGAGCGGATGGCCGCGCAGATGGCGATCGGCGGGGTCTACAACCTGCGGATCCACCACGACGACGTGCTGAGCCCCGTGATCCGCTTCCTGAAGATCATGAGCATCGACGGCCTGGGCCCCGAGGGCCGGCAGGCGCAGGAGGAGCTCGGCCTGTTCATGGACGGGCTGGACTCCGAAGCCCGCAAGTTCGACGAGCGCCTGGCCGCCCGCGCGGCGCGCATCGCGGCCCGCAAGGCCTGACCCGAATCACCGGCGCCCGCCCTCGCGGGTGCCCCGGCAGCCCCCCGTGGAGCAGCACTCCCCCGGGGGCTGCCGCGCGTCTCAGCGGCGGCCGGCGCGCAGGGCGAGGCGTTCGGACTCGGAGAGACCGCCCCACACCCCGAAGCGTTCGTCGTTGGCCAGGGCGTACTCCAGGCACGCCGCACGCCCCTCGCACGCCCCGCACAGCCGCTTCGCGTCCCGCAGCGACGAACCGGGCTCGGGGAAGAAGAACCCCGGACCGGTCTGGGCGCACAGCGCGAGCTCGTACCAGGCGGTGGTGGTGGTTGCGGCAGTGGTGTTCATCGACATGCCGGACATCCTGACCCGCGCCGATGGACGTCCGATCAACGCCTGATCAACACCGCGTCGCACCCGCCGCCCGCGCCCCGTCCGGGCTCCCGGCCGACGGCGGCGTTCAGGAACCCTGCGGGGGGTCGGGCACGGAGTCGGGCACGGAGTCGTCGTGCCTGGCCCGGCTCGGCTGGACCCGCTTGGGCTCGCCCGGCATCTTCGGATAGTCCGGCGGGTAGGGCATGTCGCCCAGGCCGTGGTGCCGCTCGTGCCGCTCGGCCAGTTCCAGTA
Above is a window of Streptomyces subrutilus DNA encoding:
- a CDS encoding WhiB family transcriptional regulator, with translation MSMNTTAATTTTAWYELALCAQTGPGFFFPEPGSSLRDAKRLCGACEGRAACLEYALANDERFGVWGGLSESERLALRAGRR